DNA from Tripterygium wilfordii isolate XIE 37 chromosome 15, ASM1340144v1, whole genome shotgun sequence:
AAAGCATGTAACCCATCACCACAAACCACACACCTTGGAACAAAATACTGAATGACCTAACAAACCCAACCAAGAAACTCTTTGGAAGACCAATGCCCACAATAGTTGTGGATAGTGAAACAAAGATTACAAGCTGAAGAAGCCAATGGTACTGGCCTTCAAGACCCATATGATCAGCTGAATGGAGATGGAAAAGGATAAATTCTTGCGCGAGCCCAATCACTCCTATAAGTTGCGTTAGACCGTGTTGTTGATCAGCTAATTTAGGGCTAATCGATCGTATCCTGTCAAGAATGATGGCAAAAGTTGCATAGGTAAAGAATGTCATTGAGATTAATGCATGTTCAAAGTTGCGGAGATGGTTTGATGGTATGGTTCCATCGGTGTCGAGCGGGTGGTGCTTTGCTGGGCCGATGAAGAGCTCCATTGATATAGAAATTGAGGTCCCAATCATGATGTAGAAGAGCTCCATGTACCTTATTTTGGAGGTAGGAAACCATGGAGAAGATATGTAGGTGTTTGGGTTGAGAGAGTGGAGCTTAATTTGGTTAAATAGATGCCATAGGGCATGAAGAAAGAATGCAAGCCCTGGAAGAACATGTCCTACCAAACTACCCATAATGTTTGCGATTGCTTTGGGTGTATAGAATGAAAAGTGAAGGGTGGGAGCGAGTGAGAGGAATTGTTGCATGGAGGGGTTATAAAGACATTCTTTTCGGTATCTTTTCAGTGGTTACCCCTTTTTTTAACCTAAAAACCACCCAAATCAGCATGTTCTTTGTACAGTTGAGTGGACGTAAACCTCAGACTGTCAAATTCACGGAACTAggatttcacaagaaaatataCGAGGTGATTGGTTCGAACTCTCAACCTCAGACATCGGAAGCTATAAGTCCAAAGAGATAACTAATTAGATTATCGCGAACGCCAAATGGTTCAATGCTTACTTAACTAAACCCAAAACATAAAAATGAATAAAGGGAAACAGAGTAAAATATTGGAAAATCAAACTTGTTGGAGAAGAAAAAGGTTAGTTGTCTTCCACAAGCAAGCATGTGTACACGCAAATGAATAAACCATatacatcaaaacacaaaaaaccaaaaatgttCAGTGCGGAAGGTGCAACCAGCAGGTCcaccaaaaaaatccaatgcTTTAACAGCTCCGCCACCTCACTGCACCAAGCTTGAGTTCTATAAcattttatgattttaaatACATTACTAGAACTTTGGACCTTAATTTTGAGCCCAATAGCCCATACCTGAATCCATTAAGCTTGGAAGGCGTGCAAAAAGCCCGTTATGAAGAAAAGGATATATACTGGCCCAAAATAGATATTGGGCCTAAAGTCTTGTTTAGGCACGGAATAAAAGCCCATATTTTCCAGTTCGTGTTGCCAGCTAAGCCCAAACGTTATTTGATACCGGGACAAACGGTCATTCACTCATTCCCACTATAGGCGCTTTTtggtttcaagaaaaaaaaccatGCAATGCGTTTCCAGATGAAGGGAAACGATCGGCCAATCAATACCGTATGGAAAGAGGAACAAGAGAAGAACGAAGCCCTACATACGTCTGATGATGTATGTTTCAGGTTTCATAAAGAAGAAGATAGTTTAGAGATTTAGAAGTTCTCTTCCTAGTGAAGGTGGGAGTGGCTTTCCTCATATCAGTTCAACGGTAATTGGTGAGTTGACACCTTCTTCCTTTGGTGATCTTTCGCTGCATCCTTCTTTTTAttcatgttgttgttgttgttgcttatTTTGGTTTCTGTTGTGCGTAATATTTCTATGAGATTGTGAATGTGTGTTTTTTGTGATTGCATGTGGACTTCTTGGTTTGTATTGTAGCTTTGAAATGTGGCCGTATTCGTAACGGTATGAAGGCGGGAACCATTAAGGGTATTATTGTAGAGCCATCCAAGTGTTCGATAATTTGCTTCTGAGAAATTTATGCTGTGAAATTTGCTTGTGACATTTGACTTGCAAATACTTATTCCGGCTTTTCCACAAACTTTTGGAAAATACAAACACACACATGCTAAAAGCTTAAAAGCAGTCAAATCACAAATGTAAAGCCACACAACTTCATAACACACACAATTCACATAGTTGTCATCAGGCCAGGTCAACAGTAGTACAGTCAGCTTAATAACACCCAGTACAAACCACACCCACAACTCCTAAGATCCTGATATTCATTACcttgacataaaaataaaattcttagAGTGGCCAAGCGTGCTTGGTTTCTGGAATtcaacatcatcatccaagtcttcttcttcctcttcctcttcttctcccttTGTTAACAACGGATAATGAACGTCGTGAATGACCCTTTTGCGATAAATCCtgatcaaaatcaaataaaacgACATACAAAGAATCGTACTAAGTATCAAGTAGCTGCTGAATTGAATGTTGACCAAGGATTTAGCCCTGTGAAGTGCCTCCTGAGTATGGCATGCTACCAATATACGACCATCTTTGTGGTATAGGTAGCAACCTTTAGGAATAAATGCTGGGGTATAAAGCGTAAAACCCAGGACTATAAACCATACTCCTTGGAACAAAATACTAAACGACCTAACAAAGCCAACCAAGAAACTCTTTGGAAGA
Protein-coding regions in this window:
- the LOC120017261 gene encoding transmembrane protein 45A-like — translated: MGSLVGHVLPGLAFFLHALWHLFNQIKLHSLNPNTYISSPWFPTSKIRYMELFYIMIGTSISISMELFIGPAKHHPLDTDGTIPSNHLRNFEHALISMTFFTYATFAIILDRIRSISPKLADQQHGLTQLIGVIGLAQEFILFHLHSADHMGLEGQYHWLLQLVIFVSLSTTIVGIGLPKSFLVGFVRSFSILFQGVWFVVMGYMLYTPQFIPKGCSINDDDGHKEVICHTEEALYRAKSLVNIEFSWYLVLVTILCMLFYLILIRVYGKMDVQYSSLMKEEEEDEVESRKPV